Part of the Candidatus Eisenbacteria bacterium genome is shown below.
TGCCGGACGATCATCGGGCGGTGATGCTTCTCCGGGTCCGGAACGGCATGAGCATAAGGGAGATCGCCGAGACCCTCTCGCTCCCCGAGGGGACGGTTAAATCCCGGATACACTACGCGGTTCGCAGGCTCCGCTCGATCACCGGCGGGGAGGAAGAAACGGACCGGGGGACGGCATTATGAAAGCATGCGAAGAGAGAAGAGAAGAGCTGATCGAGTTGGTGTTCGGTGAGCCGGACGAGGAGAGGTCCGCGCGGCTGAACCTTCACCTGGTCGAGTGCGAGGGATGCCGGCGCGAGGAACAGGCCTTGCTTCGGCTGAGGGAATCGATGCTGTGCCCGGACGCGGCGCCGGACGATCGACTGCGCGCCCGCGTTCGGACCGCCCTCCCCGGGCGGAAGGGGAAGCGGTCGCTCATCGGGCTTTTACGGGCGCCGATCCCCGCCTACGCGGCGGCGGCGGCGGCGATTCTGGTGGCGGTTCTCGTCCGCGGCGCCGCGGCGCCGGGAACGGAGCGACTCGGCGTCGGGCCGAAGCGAATCGCCTTCAAGGACGAGGAGGTCGGGCGCTTCACGCCGGCCGGCTCCTATGAGACCTGGGTACGGACGGCGGCGGTGCGCGCCGACACGGCGGCCGAAACCCTGTTTTCCCCCGGCGATTCCCTCTGACGGGAAAACGGTGGAAAGGTGAAGCGATGGACGCGGCGTCCACACTCCCGGCGTCGCTCCCCCGAAAAGCGCCCCTCCCCGCCGGCCGCTCAGCCGCGCGGCTTGGGCGGCGCGGGTGCGGAGCCGTTCTTCCGCTCCATCTGGCAGGTTCCCTCGAAGTGCACGTTCTCCTGGACCACGAGGGACGGAGTTTTGATCTTGCCGAGGACCACGCACCCGCCCAGGAGTTCCGTCTTCTTCTCCGCGTTCAACTCCCCTTCGACCCGACCGTGAACCACGATGGTGCCGGCGCGCACGTTCGCCCGCACCACGCCTTCCTTGCCGACCATCACCGTGTCGCCGACGTGGATCTCGCCCTCGAAGACGCCGTCGATCTGCACGCTCGCCTCGGTGGTCATTTTGCCGTTAAAAGTCGCGCCCCGTCCCAGAAGCGTGCTCACGCCGGCCCCCTTTCCGCCCCGATCCGGCTGGACCGCCGCGGGCGCTTCGGTTGTTTTCTCTTTCGCGTCTTTTCCGAACATCCTCGTTTTCTCCGATCGTGTAACGAACCGCGATCGCGAGCCCGTCGCGCCGCCGCGCCGGGCCGCCTTTATTCCGTTTCCGATTTCGGTTTAAGAAAAACCGCCGGGTCGAGGGCGTAGCCGTCCTTGCGAACCTCGAAGTGGAGATGGGGCGCGCTCGAACGGCCCGTGTTCCCCACCAGGGCGATGGCGTCGTCCTTCCGCACCCGCTCGCCGGCCCGCACCAGCAGGCTGGCGTTGTGACCATACAGAGTGAGCAGGCCGCCGCCGTGGTCGAGGATCAGGACCTTGCCGTACACGTCGTCCCATCCGGCTCGGAGCACCCGGCCGTCCAGAGGAGTCTCGACCACGGTGTGGGTCGGCGCGGCGATGTCGAGACCCGCATGGGCGCCGCCGCCCCGCTCCTCACCGTACCGGGAAGAGACAAAACCCTCCGCGGGCCAGCCCCATGCGCCGCGGTGCCGGGCGAGGCCGCGCAACAGATCCTCCGTCTTCTCCGCGTCGGGGAAGAGGGCGGCTTCCAGCTCGATCGCCTCCGGCGCGTCGGACCGATCCGTGACATCGCCTCCGGCGATCCCTTCGGCGGCTTCTTTCTCCGCCTCCCGCTCCGGAAGGCCGACGAGCCGGCGGACCCGGTTGTCCATCTCCCGGAGCAATTCCATCTCCTCGCGAAGCGCCGCGCTCTCTTCCAATTCCCCCTCGAGGCGCTCGCAGCGCGACAGGAGCGCCTCCCTGTCGCGAACCTTCCAGGCGAGCACGCCGTATGTGGCCGCCAGAAAGACCACGCCCGACCCCAGGAGGATGAAGATCGCGGCAATCGCGAAGATCGACCGCCTGGACACCTGCAGCGTGTAGGTCTTTCTGCCGTCGGACGGCGCGATGATGACGGAGTAGTGTTTGGATGTCATGTATCGGATCGCTTGTCCTGTCCCACCGGCGGAACCCGGTTATCCTATGCTCGATCCGATCGGTAAGTCAACGGCGATCAAGGCGGGGCGGGCCGGGGCGTCTCCGCGTGGTACGAGTCGCGTCCCGTGGTTTCTCATCCAGCCGTCGAGTGAAAAAAAAGGAGGGGGCAGATCGATTGTCCAAGACTCTGGGTGCTACCATTTGCGATTGAGTTCCCCAAGTTTCCAACCCGGACCGATCTGCCCCTGATTTTTTCCTTTGTTCGTCTTCTCGATCGAACCCCCTTTCCCGTCGCTCGTACGGTTCTTCTCGACTCCTTCTCGGAGCCCGGGGTCCCGGGGCTCCCACTCTCATGATCCCGGGACACAGGGCTCGTTTCCTTTGGAGGGCGGAAGGCGGTTCCTCCGCCGGCACGGGTCCCATCCGGAGCCACCGCCTTCATACGATAGCTATTACAAGGAACGTGCCAAGGACGGCGGGGCGCGCGCCGGCAAGAATGCGCGCACAAACCATTGCATTTGATGCAATTAACATGAGGCTTCCGAAAAGGACGGGGAGGGGGCGGTCCCAAAAGTGTACACTAACGAGGACACATGGACCTCCGGCCGGTCCGCCGGGGGAACGGTCGCCGGGAGAGAAAAGGCCCGGCGCCCGGCCACAATAAATAGTGCGCCCTCATCGCCGGACGAACACCGAGGAATGAGGGTCGCGATCTTCATCATCGACTCTCCACACCGGATGATTTCTCGTGACACACGCGAAGAGAGGGGTGGCCGGAATTTCATGACCCGAGA
Proteins encoded:
- a CDS encoding polymer-forming cytoskeletal protein; translated protein: MFGKDAKEKTTEAPAAVQPDRGGKGAGVSTLLGRGATFNGKMTTEASVQIDGVFEGEIHVGDTVMVGKEGVVRANVRAGTIVVHGRVEGELNAEKKTELLGGCVVLGKIKTPSLVVQENVHFEGTCQMERKNGSAPAPPKPRG
- a CDS encoding M23 family metallopeptidase — translated: MTSKHYSVIIAPSDGRKTYTLQVSRRSIFAIAAIFILLGSGVVFLAATYGVLAWKVRDREALLSRCERLEGELEESAALREEMELLREMDNRVRRLVGLPEREAEKEAAEGIAGGDVTDRSDAPEAIELEAALFPDAEKTEDLLRGLARHRGAWGWPAEGFVSSRYGEERGGGAHAGLDIAAPTHTVVETPLDGRVLRAGWDDVYGKVLILDHGGGLLTLYGHNASLLVRAGERVRKDDAIALVGNTGRSSAPHLHFEVRKDGYALDPAVFLKPKSETE